The DNA region CGGCGCGTCCTCGCTCGACGTCATCGGCACCGACGACGCCTCCGGCGAGCGCCGCTTCAACGAGGGCGCAGGCGACCAGGTCTACCGTCTGCGCGCCGGCAGCTACTTCCTCTCCTCCTTCGTCACCACCCCCGACGCGGACGCCCCGGCGGGCAGCACGGTCCTCAACGACTCGATCAGCTACCTGGCCCGGCCACAGCTGAACCTGACCCGGGACACCACGGTCGTCCTCGACGCCCGCAAGGCCCACCGCCTCACCGTGCGCACCCAGCAGCCGACCGAACTCCGCGGCGCCACCCTCGCGTTCGCCCGCTCCTGGGACGACACCTGGCTGCACGCCGGCACCGCCGCCGGACCGCGCACCATCCGCGGCTACTACGCCTCCGTCGAAGGCCGCGCCGAGGACGGCGGCTTCGAGTTCGGCAGCTACTGGCGCGCCGCCGCCCCGCAGATCGGCGAACTGCGCACCACCGACGGCCTCGACCTGCATCCGCTGACCGCGTCCACCGGCTCCGACAACCTCGACGGCACCGGCTCCGCCCGGCTCGTCGACGCGGGCACCGGCACCCCCGACGAACTCGCCGCCGCCCAGGTCAAGGACCGGATCGCGCTGGTCCGGCTGCCCGACGACAGCACCGCCGCGGGCACCCTGGCCCGCAACGCCAAGACGGCCGGCGCGCTCGCCGTCCTCACCTACCACCAGGCCCCCGGCCGCTGGTATCCGACCGGCGGCTTCACCGGCCTCGGCCTGCCCGTCCTCTCCGTGCCCGCGGACGAGGCCGCCCGGCTGACCGAACGGCTCGCCGCCGGCGAGGTCACCCTCGCCTGGCGGGCCACCGCCAGGAGCCCGTACACCTACAGCCTCGCCTTCCCCGAGACCGGCCCGATCCGCGACGCCCGCACCTACCGGGTGAAGGACGGCGCCCTCGGCCGCACCGACACCCGCCTCGGCTCGGCCGGCACCGCCACCGACTTCGTCGAGTTCCCCGCCGCCCACCGGCCCGACGGCCAGGCGATCTCCTTCGGCTCGCTGGAGAGCATCCCCGCCCCGGGCACCCGCACCGACTACCACACGCCCGGCGACACCGTCTGGCAGTCCCTGATCGGCAGCAGCTTCCCGTTCGGCGAACTGATGGTCGGCGACCGGCACGCCTACACCGCCGGCGAGCGGCGCACCGAGACCTGGTACGACGACGTCATCGCCCCCACCGCCCCCCGCGACGCCGCCGGCGCGCCGGTCCTCGTCGCCGAACGCCAGGGCGACCTCATCGGCTTCGCCGACGCGATGTGGGGCGACCGCAGCCACCACGCCGAGCCCGGCTCCTTCGGCGACATCGGCAACCTGACGCTGCGCAGGGACGGTAAGGAAATCGGCACCACCGGCTGGCCGTTCGGCGTCTTCGAGGTGCCGGCCGAGCCCGGCACGTACACCCTCGAACAGAACGTCATGAAGATCGGCAACCGGGCCTGGGCCCGCTCCACCTCCGTCAACTCCGTGTGGGAATTCACCTCGAAGCTCGACGAGAGCGTCTATTCTCAGAGCATCCCCATTCTCTTCCCCCGGTACGACCTTCCGGAGGACGGACTCAAGACCCTCGCCGCCACCGACGGCCAGCACATCGGCCTCGGCGTGACGGGTCACGCGGGCTACACCCCCGCCGCGATCGCCTCTGCCACCCTCGCGTACTCCTACGACGGGGGCACCACCTGGACCGAGGCGCGGGTCACCCACCAGGGCGAGGCCTGGACCGCGACCGTCGACCACGCGGGCGCCGGCGGCAAGCAGGTCACCCTGAAAACCGAACTGACGGACGCCCACGGCAACTCCGTCACCCAGACCGTGATCCGCGCTTACGACGTGCGCTGATCACGCCGGTCCGCCGGGCGTCCTTCCCGTGGGGGGTGGGGTCGTCCGGCGGACCACTCTTTCGGACCAGAGCTTTTCCCGATGTCCCGTTTTCTGACGCCCTGTGCGGTGGACAATAAGGGCATGACTCAGCAGGGGGACAGCAACTGGTGGGACAAGCTGTACGACGAGGACGCGCAGGACACCGCACCCGCGCCCACGCCGGACAGCCTCGACGAGCGCTACGACTCCGCCGCGGCGACCACGACCGGGCTCCCGGCCCCGCCGCCGCCCGCGGCCCCGGCCGACCGGGACCCGCGCCTCGCCCCGGACCCGGAGCCGGTACCGGACCTGCTGCCGGACCTGCTGCCGGCCGCCGCCACCGAGCCGCCGCCCACGCCGACCGTGCAGGTCCCCGCGCCCCGGCCCCGTACCGGACACGTCGGAACCCGGCCGCCCACCTACGACCCCGAGCCGACCCATCTGCCCGCCGCCCGGCCCGGCGAACTCGACGGGCTCGTCGCCGACACCGTGCTCGACGGCGCCCGCTACGGCGGCTACACCCTGCGCGCCGTCTCCGTCCGCGGCGACTCGGCCCGCTTCCGCGGCGAACCCCGCCGCGACGCCCTGCTCACCGCCCGCTTCGGCCACGACGAGACCGCCCTCGTGCTCGTCGCCGTCGCCGCCGGACGGCGCGGCTCCGACCACACCCACCTCGCCGCCGCCGACGCCTGTCGCTGGATCGCCGAGTCCGTCGGCCGCAGCCACGCCCGGCTCTCCGAGGACATCCGGGCCGGCCGCCGCGGCGACCTCAAGTCCGGACTGCACCGGCTCACCGACCGCACCTACGGCAAGCTCCGCTCCCGCGCCGCCGAACGCGACCTCGACCCCGAGGAGTACACCGCGGGCCTGCGCTGCCTGCTGCTCTCCGCCGACCCCGAGTGCCGCACCCGGATCTTCTTCGGCATCGGCACCGGCGGCCTCTTCCGGCTCCGCGACGGCTCCTGGCAGGACATCGAGCCGCTGCTCCCCGAACCCGCCGCGACCGTCGGCGCACCCGTCGTCGGCTACGGCTCCCGGCCCGTGCCCCCCGCCCGGACCGTGCTCGGCGAGGACGACCCCGCCGGGTACGACCTCCCCGAGGCCGGCGAGGACGGCGACCGGCTCACCATGCGGCTCGGCGTCGCCGACGCCCCCGGCCGCCCCTACGTCGAGGACCCGCTGCCGCCGCCCGCCGAACCGTTCCGCTTCCGGGCCTCCGTCGCCCAGCCCGGCGACACCCTGCTGCTCGCCTCCCACGGCCTCGCCGAACCCATGCGCGGCGAACCCGCCCTCGCCCGTGAACTCGCCGCCCGCTGGTCCGCCGCCGAACCCCCCGGCCTCGCCGCCTTCCTCGCCGACACCCAGCTGCGCGTCACCGGCTACGCCGACGACCGCACCGGCGTCGCCGTCTGGGAGGCGTAACTGAAAGGGCACAACCGAGGCGCCCATGGGTTGATGGATCCATGGCCAAACAGAACGTCGCAGAACAGTTCGTCGACATCCTCGTGCGCGCCGGCGTCCAGCGTCTCTACGGCGTGGTCGGCGACAGCCTGAACCCCGTCGTCGACGCCATCCGCCGCAACGGCTCCATCGACTGGATCCAGGTACGGCACGAGGAGGTCGCCGCGTTCGCGGCCGGCGCCGAGGCGCAGATCACCGGCCGGCTCGCCGCCTGCGCCGGCTCCTGCGGCCCCGGCAACCTCCACCTCATCAACGGCCTGTACGACGCGCACCGCTCGATGGCCCCCGTGCTCGCCCTCGCCTCCCAGATCCCGTCCGGCGAGATCGGCCTCGGCTACTTCCAGGAGACCCACCCCGACCAGCTGTTCCGCGAGTGC from Streptomyces fradiae includes:
- a CDS encoding protein phosphatase 2C domain-containing protein, with translation MTQQGDSNWWDKLYDEDAQDTAPAPTPDSLDERYDSAAATTTGLPAPPPPAAPADRDPRLAPDPEPVPDLLPDLLPAAATEPPPTPTVQVPAPRPRTGHVGTRPPTYDPEPTHLPAARPGELDGLVADTVLDGARYGGYTLRAVSVRGDSARFRGEPRRDALLTARFGHDETALVLVAVAAGRRGSDHTHLAAADACRWIAESVGRSHARLSEDIRAGRRGDLKSGLHRLTDRTYGKLRSRAAERDLDPEEYTAGLRCLLLSADPECRTRIFFGIGTGGLFRLRDGSWQDIEPLLPEPAATVGAPVVGYGSRPVPPARTVLGEDDPAGYDLPEAGEDGDRLTMRLGVADAPGRPYVEDPLPPPAEPFRFRASVAQPGDTLLLASHGLAEPMRGEPALARELAARWSAAEPPGLAAFLADTQLRVTGYADDRTGVAVWEA